Part of the Methanosarcinales archaeon genome, CATTAAATGCTATTCGTGCCATTTTATGTCATACTCCACTGCCTTTTGTTTGATATACAAGGGTGACGGCATGAATTTTTCTTCAGGTTGTTTCCAGGTATTTATCAGGTTTACTATGCTTTTTGCAATATCAATGCCATACTGATGTGAAATTTTAATAAACCGGTTTGAATCGGTTTTTGTTTTTAACATGTATAATATTACATAGGTCAGGTTCCTTTTATTGTATGGATCTATGGTAATTGCATGGACTGCAATTTCTTCGCATGACAGTTCCCTCAATGAATAGAAATAATGGTTCTCAGTCTGCATGAGCGGGATTATTTTTGATATTTCAGTTAATCCGGTGGGTTTTATATTTTCAAGTGTGATCGTTATGTCTGAAGCAAAAAGAAATTCAAAGCCATGGGATGCGATAAACCGACCTTGCGATGATATTTTGTTTAATGTGGATACTGCGAAGTAGGAGCAATAATCCCTTAGGAATTCTCTGATATCTTTCAGGTCCTGGGATAATTCATATTCTGTATCCCGATGGAGCACAATGGCATATTTTTTGAACGCCCTGATATTGCGACGGATCGTTGCTTCTGATATCCCGCTCTCATCCAGCAAACGAGTAATGTCTGCTTTTCCGGCAGACAGAACAGCGAAAACCTGTATGTTTGACCCAGCCAGGAGTCTCGTAAGGGGCATATAGCTTCGGTTATGAAGGGTGGTTTTGAGTTTCACAGCATGCAGGTTGCTACTCAGTCTCACATGCTTGGTGATACCTGTTTTTGAGACCTCCACAAACCCTTTATGCTGCAGGGATGTTATTAGCCTCGAAATATATCCTGCAGTAACTCCTGTGCGCTTGGCAAGTTCGCTAATGGTGGGTGAATTATCGAGAATGACTATTATGCACAGTTCGAGTTCTGAAAGTTTGAAGTCCATTATAGGTCAAAATTGTATATTAGTATATAAGTAGTTTACTAATATGATTGTTATGCATTTGTGGTTTATGTTATTCTCCTCGAGGAAAAGCTCTTCTCTAGGATGATCTACGAGACCACCACCCGACCCAGGGAGGTCCTGGAGTCCAGGATCGAGCTGTGGAACCGCAACACCGGCGAGATCACCTTCCCCAAGACCAAGGGCAAGTACAACCGCTGGACCAGGCGCCACATCCCGGGTGCGCCCAAGACCATGAAGCTAACAAGCAATACCAGCGAGATGCTGCGGCACTATATGGGCAACAGGAAGAAGGGGCACATTTTCATTAACGGGAGGAACGGGAAGCTGCTGACCCTGCGGCATTTCGAGAAGATGATCAATAAGTGGGCCAGGCTGCTGAATATCCAGAAACTTCAGTCCATCAAGCCGAGCGGCAGGGAGTATCATCTGATTACATTAATGGGACTAAGGGAGGCAGGAGAGAGGCATCATGATCTTAATGGCGGTGATCCTGATGTGTCTGCGAAGGCGGCTGGGCACAGCAAGGAGACGAAGGCGATAGGAGGTAGATACAATTATTTCTTCATTGCTTCGGCCATTCTTTCGGGTAGTGAATCAAGTTTATCATTCACACTATTAAGAACATCAAGTTTATTATTCATCCCTTGAAGCAATGTTGTATGTTCGTTCAATGAACCGGTATGATTTTCAAGTTGGATATTTATCTCATTTAATATTCCAATGCCTTTATCAAACCGTCCCATATATTCCTTAACATCATCCACTGCAATCCTGCCAAATGGTGAAGGCAGGGCGATATCTTCAATAATTTCTATGGTATCTATGGTAGTGTCTGAGCGGTCTGATTTCAAATCATGGATAAATTCGGTTAGAACAGATTCCGGTCCACGGGCCATAACTTTAACCGAACCATCAACATCATTAAAAACAAATCCTGCCAATCCTCTGGCTTTTCCATGAGCTTCGACAATCTCCCGATACCCTACCATCTGGATGTGGTCTGTTATTGTTGCATATATGCTTTTTATTGCAGCTGACATCTAATCTCTTTTTTGAACTTGTTAGTATTATAAATTTATGGTCTTTGCTTGCACGTGTGTAGTCCTGAATGTTTTGACGTAACGGAAAGCGCCGGAGCCATCCAAAATATATCGGCATAACCTCGCCATTCACAAAACCACATTAGCTT contains:
- a CDS encoding MarR family transcriptional regulator — its product is MDFKLSELELCIIVILDNSPTISELAKRTGVTAGYISRLITSLQHKGFVEVSKTGITKHVRLSSNLHAVKLKTTLHNRSYMPLTRLLAGSNIQVFAVLSAGKADITRLLDESGISEATIRRNIRAFKKYAIVLHRDTEYELSQDLKDIREFLRDYCSYFAVSTLNKISSQGRFIASHGFEFLFASDITITLENIKPTGLTEISKIIPLMQTENHYFYSLRELSCEEIAVHAITIDPYNKRNLTYVILYMLKTKTDSNRFIKISHQYGIDIAKSIVNLINTWKQPEEKFMPSPLYIKQKAVEYDIKWHE
- a CDS encoding acylphosphatase, with amino-acid sequence MSAAIKSIYATITDHIQMVGYREIVEAHGKARGLAGFVFNDVDGSVKVMARGPESVLTEFIHDLKSDRSDTTIDTIEIIEDIALPSPFGRIAVDDVKEYMGRFDKGIGILNEINIQLENHTGSLNEHTTLLQGMNNKLDVLNSVNDKLDSLPERMAEAMKK